A region from the Stygiolobus caldivivus genome encodes:
- a CDS encoding clan AA aspartic protease, whose amino-acid sequence MDISCFRVSDRPLIPVTVIDPNTGVTVDVEALIDTGFSGFLLVPQPIYDKISSLEIDTSRFYLTLNGLIKTKVAKVDVKIGSLILKGFAETPIFGRGLTLIGREMLKKLNVEFKKGEEICVRDP is encoded by the coding sequence ATGGACATCAGTTGCTTTAGGGTAAGCGACCGGCCCTTAATACCCGTAACTGTAATTGACCCAAATACCGGAGTTACGGTTGACGTTGAGGCCCTTATCGACACCGGGTTTTCTGGTTTTCTTTTAGTCCCCCAACCTATTTATGATAAAATTAGCTCTTTAGAGATTGACACCTCAAGGTTCTACTTGACGTTGAACGGCCTAATTAAAACTAAGGTAGCAAAGGTAGACGTTAAAATAGGGAGTTTAATTCTTAAGGGTTTTGCCGAAACCCCGATATTCGGCAGAGGTCTGACATTAATAGGTAGGGAGATGTTAAAGAAATTAAACGTCGAGTTTAAGAAAGGAGAGGAAATCTGTGTAAGGGATCCTTAA
- a CDS encoding ribbon-helix-helix domain-containing protein — protein sequence MAKIVMEDIDEDLYKVLKVKAEALGISVSEAVQQAIALWLEVTNSVKDLNYAVLKTDPNAIKAYNEGKYVLVCEGKVIGAFESEEEAIEKAKGHTKCLLSSNKYPKLVIGEWGWTSVALG from the coding sequence ATGGCTAAGATAGTGATGGAGGATATTGACGAAGACCTCTATAAGGTACTTAAAGTAAAGGCGGAAGCCTTAGGCATTAGTGTATCTGAAGCTGTCCAGCAAGCTATAGCCTTATGGCTTGAGGTAACTAACAGTGTAAAGGACTTGAACTATGCGGTGTTAAAAACAGACCCAAACGCGATAAAAGCCTATAATGAGGGAAAGTACGTGTTAGTGTGTGAAGGAAAGGTTATAGGGGCTTTCGAGAGTGAGGAGGAAGCAATTGAGAAAGCTAAAGGCCATACTAAATGTTTATTGAGCAGTAATAAATACCCTAAACTAGTTATAGGAGAATGGGGATGGACATCAGTTGCTTTAGGGTAA